The proteins below come from a single Indicator indicator isolate 239-I01 chromosome 12, UM_Iind_1.1, whole genome shotgun sequence genomic window:
- the MSC gene encoding musculin, whose translation MSTGSGSDAEELPAMALRALQLRYPPPAKRRPRGELFPPGDDSSAAEEEEEEEEEEEEEDGVGSYAAGPVGSGCKRKRAQGGGPGGKKVAPGPRGSPPEGKQSQRNAANARERARMRVLSKAFSRLKTSLPWVPPDTKLSKLDTLRLASSYIAHLRQLLQEDRYETGYAHPVSLTWPFVVSGRPDSDTKEVSTASRLCGTTA comes from the exons ATGTCCACGGGCTCCGGCAGCGACGCGGAGGAGCTGCCCGCGATGGCACTGCGGGCGCTGCAGCTGCGATACCCGCCGCCGGCCAAGCGCCGGCCTCGCGGCGAGCTCTTCCCGCCGGGGGACGACTCCTCGgcggcggaggaggaggaggaagaggaggaagaagaggaggaggaggacggAGTGGGCAGCTACGCGGCAGGGCCGGTGGGCAGCGGCTGCAAGAGGAAACGGGCGCAAGGCGGCGGTCCCGGAGGCAAGAAAGTGGCTCCGGGGCCACGGGGGTCGCCTCCTGAGGGGAAGCAGTCGCAGCGCAACGCGGCCAACGCGCGGGAGCGGGCGCGGATGCGGGTGCTGAGCAAGGCATTCTCCCGGCTGAAGACtagcctgccctgggtgccccccGACACCAAGCTATCCAAGCTGGACACGCTGCGCCTGGCCTCCAGCTACATCGCGCACCTgcggcagctgctgcaggaggaccGCTACGAGACCGGCTACGCGCACCCCGTCAGTCTG ACTTGGCCATTTGTGGTTTCAGGAAGACCTGACTCtgacaccaaagaagtttctactGCCAGCAGATTATGTGGAACTACTGCATAG